Proteins encoded within one genomic window of Triticum aestivum cultivar Chinese Spring chromosome 2D, IWGSC CS RefSeq v2.1, whole genome shotgun sequence:
- the LOC123051749 gene encoding pentatricopeptide repeat-containing protein At5g04780, mitochondrial-like: MRHAARRAAAALLSPPTLSSPSSAPLSLPVPSSCNSAPLLRRPQSLRARAPEAGLTRTPHERVPVPSSCARDRHFDDARGVLDERPKRSAAAWTAVIAGCARAGRHSDGMGAFAEMLAEGGAAPNAFVLAAVLRCCSGLGDVESGKRIHGWLLRNGVHLDRVLCNAVLDMYAKCGDCERAKRAFRAMAEVDAVSWNIVISACLQNGDVLGSVQLFDESPVRDTSSWNTIISGLMRNGCAAKALDRLYHMARAGVEFNHYTYSTALALAGMLSLLDLGRQLHGRVLTAALETDAFVRSSLMDMYCKCGSMNAAVLIFDRWSHLTGDMKFAWSTMVTGYVQNGREEEAFEFFRLMLRQGVAADQFTLTSAVAACANAGMVEQGRQVHGCVEKLGHSFDAPLVSTIVDMYAKCGNLEDACRMFDIAPTKNVALWTSMLCSYASHGKGRMAIELFNRMIAEKIKPNEVTLVGVLSACSHGRLVSEGEHFFKLMQEEYGIVPSIEHYNCMVDLYGRAGLLDKANNFINANKIKHESIVWKTLLSACRVHKDMEHAKLASESLIQLEQCDAGSYVMLSNMYATHSKWRDTSKLRSLMRERGVRKQPGQSWIHLKNIVHTFVAGDTAHPRSSEIYTCLEKLMERLKELGYTSRFDLVAHDVEEEQRETALRFHSEKLAMAFGIISTPSGTPLRIFKNLRICVDCHEAIKYVSRATDREIVVRDLYRFHHFKDARCSCEDFW, from the coding sequence ATGCGGCACGCGGCTAGGAGAGCTGCGGCCGCGCTGCTATCGCCGCCGACTCTCTCGTCTCCCTCCTCCGCGCCGCTATCGCTGCCGGTTCCCTCGTCTTGCAACTCCGCGCCGCTCCTCCGGCGTCCCCAGTCCCTTCGCGCAAGAGCGCCCGAGGCAGGACTGACCCGGACACCCCACGAGCGCGTCCCCGTTCCGAGCTCCTGCGCGAGAGACCGTCACTTCGACGATGCGCGCGGGGTGCTCGACGAAAGGCCCAAGAGGAGCGCGGCCGCGTGGACGGCGGTCATCGCGGGCTGCGCACGCGCCGGCCGGCACTCGGACGGCATGGGCGCGTTCGCGGAGATGCTCGCCGAGGGCGGGGCCGCGCCGAACGCGTTTGTTCTCGCCGCCGTCCTCAGGTGCTGCTCGGGCctcggcgacgtggagtcgggcaAGCGCATCCATGGGTGGCTGCTGAGGAACGGGGTGCATCTGGACCGGGTGCTGTGCAACGCCGTTCTCGATATGTACGCCAAGTGCGGGGACTGCGAGCGGGCTAAGCGGGCATTCAGAGCCATGGCCGAGGTCGACGCCGTCTCCTGGAACATCGTGATCAGTGCGTGTCTGCAGAACGGCGACGTTCTTGGGTCGGTGCAGCTGTTTGATGAGTCGCCGGTGCGGGACACTTCGAGCTGGAACACAATCATCAGCGGCTTGATGCGGAATGGGTGCGCTGCCAAGGCGCTGGACCGCCTGTATCATATGGCACGAGCTGGAGTGGAGTTTAATCACTACACATACTCCACGGCACTTGCCTTGGCCGGCATGCTTTCTTTGCTGGACCTCGGTCGGCAGCTCCATGGCCGTGTGCTGACAGCTGCACTGGAGACGGACGCATTTGTTCGGAGCTCTCTCATGGACATGTACTGCAAGTGCGGCTCAATGAACGCTGCTGTGTTGATCTTTGATAGATGGTCGCATCTTACCGGCGACATGAAATTTGCATGGAGCACAATGGTCACCGGATACGTCCAGAATGGCAGGGAGGAAGAAGCTTTTGAGTTCTTCCGGTTGATGCTGCGTCAAGGGGTTGCTGCAGATCAGTTCACCCTCACCAGCGCAGTTGCAGCGTGTGCAAATGCAGGGATGGTTGAGCAAGGCAGGCAAGTGCACGGATGCGTCGAGAAGCTAGGTCACAGTTTTGATGCACCATTGGTATCTACCATCGTCGACATGTATGCTAAGTGTGGCAACCTTGAAGACGCTTGCAGGATGTTTGACATAGCTCCCACGAAGAACGTTGCTCTCTGGACTTCAATGCTGTGTTCCTATGCGTCACATGGGAAAGGTAGGATGGCCATAGAACTCTTCAACAGAATGATTGCAGAAAAGATCAAACCAAATGAGGTCACCCTTGTCGGTGTTCTATCTGCCTGTAGCCATGGCAGATTGGTCAGTGAAGGAGAGCACTTCTTCAAGCTAATGCAAGAAGAGTATGGAATTGTTCCGAGCATTGAGCATTACAATTGCATGGTTGATCTTTATGGTCGAGCTGGACTGCTAGACAAAGCAAATAATTTCATCAACGCAAACAAGATTAAGCATGAATCTATTGTTTGGAAGACATTACTGTCAGCTTGTCGAGTTCACAAGGACATGGAGCACGCAAAACTTGCTTCTGAAAGTTTGATTCAACTTGAGCAATGTGATGCTGGATCATATGTTATGCTGTCAAACATGTATGCCACTCACAGCAAGTGGCGTGATACTTCAAAGCTCAGAAGTTTGATGCGGGAAAGGGGGGTTCGAAAGCAACCCGGACAATCTTGGATCCATCTGAAGAACATTGTGCATACTTTTGTCGCGGGGGACACGGCACACCCGAGATCATCTGAAATTTATACCTGCTTGGAGAAGCTGATGGAGAGACTAAAGGAGCTGGGGTACACCAGTAGATTTGATCTTGTTGCTCATGATGTGGAGGAGGAACAAAGGGAGACAGCTCTGAGGTTCCACAGTGAGAAGCTTGCAATGGCGTTTGGGATCATCAGCACTCCCAGTGGGACTCCACTTCGAATCTTCAAGAACCTGCGTATTTGTGTGGACTGCCATGAAGCAATCAAGTATGTAAGCCGAGCCACAGATAGGGAGATCGTCGTGCGAGATTTGTACAGGTTTCATCATTTCAAGGATGCGAGGTGTTCTTGTGAGGATTTCTGGTGA